One stretch of Helicobacter jaachi DNA includes these proteins:
- the carA gene encoding glutamine-hydrolyzing carbamoyl-phosphate synthase small subunit has translation MNLEDVHLYFANGLYLKAKSFGARGSFVGEVVFNTSMSGYQEIITDPSYAGQFVVFSMPEIGIVGTNDDDRESKDASCVGVLVSSYNDYTSNFRSTETLSDYLKARNIMGICNVHTRGLIQMLTKQGAMMMIASTEMTNPDELKAALESAPSIEHINFIHDVSTKAPYTHTDSVFDFTHFGYAKPPKKRAKVVAIDFGLKRNILNELVNVGLEVEVMPHHFSADEIIARFANKEIQGVFLSNGPGDPLVLQDEINEIKKLINAGIAIFGICLGHQLLSIAHGYPTHKLKFGHHGGNHPIKNLQSGVIEITAQNHNYCVPESIAQVATITHRNLFDGTIEGVRYKDKPIFSVQHHPEASPGPKEARVLFEEFARLCEQM, from the coding sequence ATGAATTTAGAAGATGTGCATCTTTACTTTGCTAATGGCTTGTATCTTAAGGCTAAGAGCTTTGGGGCGCGAGGTAGCTTTGTAGGCGAGGTGGTGTTTAACACCTCAATGAGTGGTTATCAAGAAATCATCACAGACCCAAGCTATGCGGGGCAGTTTGTTGTCTTTAGTATGCCAGAAATTGGCATTGTAGGCACAAATGATGATGATAGAGAATCTAAAGACGCCTCTTGCGTGGGTGTCCTTGTTTCATCATACAATGATTATACCTCAAACTTTCGCTCTACAGAGACTTTGAGCGATTATCTTAAGGCGCGCAATATTATGGGCATTTGCAATGTCCATACGCGCGGGCTTATTCAAATGCTCACCAAACAGGGCGCTATGATGATGATTGCCTCCACAGAGATGACAAACCCAGATGAGCTAAAGGCTGCTTTAGAATCTGCGCCTAGCATTGAGCATATAAATTTTATTCATGATGTTTCAACCAAAGCGCCCTATACGCATACAGATTCTGTATTTGATTTTACGCATTTTGGCTATGCTAAGCCGCCTAAGAAGCGCGCTAAAGTCGTGGCTATCGACTTTGGGCTAAAGCGCAATATTCTTAATGAGCTTGTCAATGTAGGGTTAGAAGTGGAGGTTATGCCACATCATTTTAGCGCTGATGAGATTATTGCGCGTTTTGCCAATAAAGAAATTCAAGGCGTGTTTTTATCTAATGGCCCGGGCGACCCTTTGGTGCTGCAAGATGAGATTAATGAGATAAAAAAGCTCATAAACGCAGGTATAGCTATTTTTGGGATTTGCTTAGGGCATCAGTTATTGTCCATTGCGCATGGCTATCCTACGCATAAGCTTAAGTTTGGACATCATGGGGGCAATCACCCTATTAAAAACTTGCAAAGTGGCGTGATAGAAATCACAGCCCAAAATCACAATTATTGCGTGCCAGAATCTATTGCGCAAGTTGCTACTATCACGCATAGAAATTTATTTGATGGCACCATTGAGGGCGTGCGGTATAAAGATAAGCCCATTTTTTCTGTGCAGCATCACCCAGAAGCTAGCCCAGGACCAAAAGAGGCGCGCGTGCTTTTTGAGGAATTTGCGCGCCTGTGCGAGCAGATGTAA
- a CDS encoding sodium-dependent transporter, whose amino-acid sequence MNNFSKIGFILATLGSSIGLGHIWRFPYMTGANGGGAFVIFYLILALCIGVSMLLAEMLLGNKARSNPLDNYIILDKLNSLPADSIHNAHQIIDKNANKSLMWLGINAVAGPIILSFYAVVMGWIVFYLIYVSFHLPNDMEQAKKLFEDISAHSIWWQTLCFGCIIALTALIVARGIKKGIESLNLILMPLLFLIFIGLLVYASSLPEFHKALDFMFQFEPTNITTKTIIESLGQVFFSLSLGVGTIAVYAASADKSENLFKSAVWVVLSGIVVSLIAGLMIFAFIYHFGGEPSDSVGLLFISLPLAFNALDSSGQIVSLLFFIAVLFAGITSTISMLEPGVSILRDKFSLSQAKASYLLSFGVFVLGFLVILWANADMALPKIFGKSLFGALDSITSSLLMPLGMLTLLLFVGWRVKRTHLQAWTPYLPKWLFRIWLWIIRIIAPMVIVIILLSQYINLA is encoded by the coding sequence ATGAATAACTTTAGTAAAATTGGCTTTATTTTAGCGACATTAGGGAGTTCCATTGGGCTAGGACATATTTGGCGATTCCCATATATGACAGGCGCAAATGGCGGCGGGGCATTTGTAATTTTCTATCTCATTTTAGCCCTTTGCATTGGTGTATCTATGCTTTTAGCTGAAATGCTCCTTGGCAATAAAGCGCGCAGCAATCCTTTAGATAATTACATTATCCTTGATAAGCTTAATTCCCTGCCTGCAGATTCTATCCATAACGCTCATCAAATTATTGATAAAAATGCGAATAAATCGCTTATGTGGCTTGGGATTAATGCTGTGGCTGGTCCTATTATTTTAAGCTTTTATGCGGTGGTTATGGGCTGGATTGTGTTTTATCTTATCTATGTGAGCTTTCATCTGCCAAACGATATGGAGCAGGCTAAAAAGCTTTTTGAGGATATTAGCGCGCATTCTATTTGGTGGCAAACGCTTTGCTTTGGGTGTATTATCGCGCTCACTGCTCTTATTGTCGCGCGCGGGATAAAAAAGGGGATTGAGAGCCTTAATCTTATCCTTATGCCTTTGCTTTTTTTGATTTTTATAGGGCTTTTGGTCTATGCTTCAAGTTTGCCTGAATTTCACAAGGCTTTAGATTTTATGTTTCAATTTGAGCCTACAAATATCACCACAAAAACTATTATAGAATCTCTAGGACAAGTCTTTTTCTCACTTTCACTAGGCGTTGGCACCATTGCGGTATATGCCGCAAGCGCAGATAAAAGCGAAAATCTCTTTAAAAGCGCTGTGTGGGTGGTGCTAAGCGGGATTGTAGTATCACTCATTGCTGGACTTATGATTTTTGCTTTTATTTATCATTTTGGAGGCGAGCCAAGCGATAGTGTAGGCTTATTATTCATATCTTTACCGCTAGCTTTTAATGCTTTGGACAGTAGCGGGCAAATAGTGAGCTTATTATTTTTCATCGCGGTGCTATTTGCGGGCATTACTTCTACGATTTCTATGCTGGAGCCGGGTGTGAGTATTTTGCGCGATAAGTTTTCCCTCTCTCAAGCCAAAGCCTCATATTTACTTAGTTTTGGTGTATTTGTGCTGGGATTTTTGGTGATTTTATGGGCAAATGCGGATATGGCTTTGCCTAAAATTTTTGGCAAAAGCCTCTTTGGCGCGCTAGATTCTATCACTTCATCTTTGCTTATGCCGCTAGGTATGCTTACTTTACTACTCTTTGTGGGCTGGCGCGTGAAAAGGACACACCTTCAAGCATGGACGCCCTATCTGCCAAAGTGGCTTTTTAGAATCTGGCTATGGATTATACGCATTATCGCGCCTATGGTGATTGTGATTATTCTGCTTTCACAATACATTAATCTAGCATAG
- a CDS encoding acyl-CoA thioesterase produces MNNYRVRVYFEDTDCGQIVYHTNYIKYCERARSEIFFAHDMQPFMDTSGFVLKHLQADFISSARLGDLLEVRSYVDTLKNASVSIHQEIYRIYNAKEQAACEDLVFKACITLAFIDVAQAKPCKIPPFMREILSALQAK; encoded by the coding sequence GTGAATAATTATCGTGTAAGAGTATATTTTGAGGATACAGACTGCGGGCAGATTGTTTATCATACAAACTATATTAAATATTGTGAGCGCGCACGCAGTGAGATATTTTTCGCCCATGATATGCAGCCTTTTATGGATACAAGCGGCTTTGTGCTTAAACATTTGCAGGCAGATTTTATCTCAAGCGCGCGTTTGGGGGATTTGCTTGAAGTGAGAAGTTATGTGGATACGCTTAAAAACGCCTCTGTAAGCATTCATCAAGAGATTTATAGAATCTATAATGCCAAAGAACAGGCAGCATGCGAAGATTTAGTCTTTAAAGCGTGCATTACGCTTGCTTTTATTGATGTCGCGCAAGCAAAACCTTGTAAGATTCCGCCCTTTATGCGCGAGATTCTAAGCGCCCTGCAAGCAAAATAG
- a CDS encoding DUF493 domain-containing protein, whose protein sequence is MDLDVQKPVIKYPCKWEYRVIGENEEKLKELIFEVMPREYEVQSGKRSSSGHFVSVYAIIEVQNEEERNSIFAKLQASKDVKMVI, encoded by the coding sequence ATGGATTTAGATGTGCAAAAACCTGTGATTAAATATCCCTGCAAGTGGGAATACCGCGTGATTGGCGAGAATGAGGAGAAATTAAAAGAGCTTATTTTTGAAGTAATGCCGCGCGAATATGAGGTGCAGTCTGGCAAGCGCTCTTCAAGTGGGCATTTTGTGAGCGTGTATGCAATTATTGAGGTGCAAAATGAGGAGGAGCGCAATAGCATTTTTGCCAAGCTTCAAGCAAGTAAAGATGTGAAAATGGTTATTTAA
- a CDS encoding MqnA/MqnD/SBP family protein, translating into MRFGKIAYLNLLPFDMFIKKYPTPAHFKKFLDLKKSYPAQLNQQFLKKYIDAGFISSFAGFESMQKHKATNAAIIAKGAVWSVIALPKAQKDDYQSASSNALAKILGINGEVLIGDRALRYKLSGKEYVDLGEKWWERHHLGFVFGRLCFNKYATFYTRLAQSFVTKPIKIPHYILQARAQQSHIAPQDIKAYLKHIHYRLGKKELLALRRFYALARLKGIKKPARF; encoded by the coding sequence ATGCGCTTTGGCAAGATTGCTTATCTTAACTTATTACCCTTTGATATGTTTATTAAAAAATATCCTACACCTGCGCATTTTAAAAAATTTTTAGATTTAAAAAAGTCCTATCCTGCGCAGTTAAATCAGCAATTTTTGAAAAAATATATTGATGCGGGCTTTATCTCATCATTTGCAGGCTTTGAATCTATGCAAAAGCATAAAGCCACAAATGCTGCTATTATCGCTAAAGGCGCGGTTTGGAGCGTGATAGCTTTGCCCAAAGCGCAAAAAGATGATTATCAATCAGCCTCCTCTAATGCGCTAGCAAAGATTTTAGGCATAAATGGCGAAGTGTTAATTGGCGATAGAGCATTGCGCTATAAGCTAAGCGGCAAGGAGTATGTGGATTTGGGCGAGAAATGGTGGGAGAGACATCATCTAGGCTTTGTTTTTGGGCGATTATGCTTTAATAAATATGCCACCTTTTACACACGTCTAGCCCAAAGCTTTGTTACAAAGCCTATTAAAATCCCGCATTACATACTGCAGGCACGCGCACAGCAAAGCCATATTGCTCCGCAAGATATTAAAGCCTATCTTAAACATATTCATTACCGACTAGGCAAAAAAGAGCTTTTGGCGCTGCGTAGATTCTATGCGCTTGCGCGTTTAAAAGGCATTAAAAAACCTGCGCGTTTTTAA
- a CDS encoding COG3400 family protein, which translates to MKKTLIIAQGDVAKLVLDTILDKYFSNDYYVVIAKDESFIPPKVPSSFEFHIFDYTSAYRISQVVNDDIVNIFLVLDDESEIIATYKILREMSKKTRIVTAIEQSTPEMQADSNLVMLNQKLIFANKFIERLPNVPLIPRSFGLGQGEIMEVAIPAGSIFAYRHIGSIQQKKWRIVGVYRRGELLLSSHSMIIQPNDSLLIAGEPKTLNDVYKQIKSDIGQFPAPFGRDIFLYVDMSLSNEHRIWSDVQNALFLNKHLKNNKLFIHVLNPCSFELLDNIKALESKNVAVRIDYTRASFKDKITQDAQKRFGLVIINKDIFASRKNRRVLFELSIPVLKTGWEYIDECKKSFVILTKNMGNTENVASIVFDISKQLNLEVDVYDYDADASYHDEIMQSYEELSRIFERKMHAIQTDSKNPILYLQDSFTPYLCFVPFERNISRTKFFSFISTDVHKIESMNNKNPQIFIPLPKEQR; encoded by the coding sequence GTGAAAAAAACCCTCATCATTGCACAAGGCGATGTTGCAAAGCTCGTGCTTGATACTATTTTGGATAAATATTTTAGCAATGACTATTATGTTGTAATAGCTAAAGATGAGAGTTTTATACCGCCAAAAGTGCCTAGCTCATTTGAGTTTCACATTTTTGATTACACTTCAGCTTATAGAATCTCACAAGTAGTTAATGATGATATTGTGAATATTTTTCTTGTGCTTGATGATGAAAGTGAAATTATTGCCACTTATAAGATTCTAAGAGAGATGAGTAAAAAAACGCGCATTGTAACAGCCATTGAGCAAAGCACGCCAGAAATGCAAGCAGATAGCAATCTTGTTATGCTTAACCAAAAGCTTATTTTTGCTAATAAATTTATTGAACGATTGCCTAATGTCCCGCTTATCCCGCGCAGTTTCGGGCTAGGGCAGGGTGAGATTATGGAAGTGGCTATCCCTGCGGGAAGCATTTTTGCCTACAGGCATATTGGCTCAATCCAGCAGAAAAAATGGCGCATTGTGGGCGTGTATAGGCGTGGCGAGCTGCTTTTAAGCTCGCATTCTATGATTATTCAGCCAAATGATAGCCTGCTTATTGCTGGTGAGCCAAAAACGCTTAATGATGTCTATAAGCAGATAAAGAGCGATATAGGGCAGTTTCCCGCTCCCTTTGGGCGCGATATATTTTTATATGTGGATATGTCGCTCTCAAATGAACATAGAATCTGGAGCGATGTGCAAAATGCCCTCTTTTTGAATAAACATTTGAAAAATAATAAACTCTTTATCCACGTGCTTAATCCCTGCTCCTTTGAGCTGCTTGATAATATCAAAGCTTTAGAATCTAAAAATGTAGCCGTTAGGATTGATTACACAAGGGCGAGCTTTAAGGATAAAATTACCCAAGATGCTCAAAAGCGCTTTGGGCTTGTGATTATTAATAAAGATATTTTTGCTTCGCGTAAAAATCGCCGCGTGCTTTTTGAGCTTTCTATCCCTGTGCTTAAGACGGGTTGGGAGTATATTGATGAATGCAAAAAGAGTTTTGTGATTTTAACCAAAAATATGGGCAATACCGAGAATGTCGCCTCTATAGTATTTGATATCTCAAAGCAGCTTAATCTTGAAGTAGATGTGTATGATTATGATGCAGATGCGTCTTATCATGATGAGATTATGCAAAGCTATGAGGAGCTTTCGCGTATTTTTGAGCGCAAAATGCACGCTATTCAAACAGATTCTAAAAATCCCATTCTTTACTTGCAAGATAGCTTTACACCTTATTTGTGCTTTGTGCCATTTGAGCGCAATATTTCGCGCACTAAGTTTTTTTCTTTCATCTCCACAGATGTGCATAAGATTGAATCTATGAATAATAAAAATCCTCAAATTTTTATCCCACTTCCTAAAGAGCAAAGATGA